TgaaaatctaaatctaaatattttagttttaatatattttttgaagtaaaaatttTACATCTCGAAAACTTGTACAAGTTTATATTatcatgtatttaatttttatcaaataaataaagatggtaAGATTCAAACTCAAGATTATTTGGTCattaaaactttgatattatatcaaaaaatcaattcaacttaATAAAAGATcacatgatataatttatattattttctaatactattatgattaattaattgattaaaactaattatagaaattgaaagaaaagttagGAAGAGGGCTCGAGAGAAATCCTAGATGTCAGGGATAAAGGGATAATCTTTCATATAAGTGAAAGAGAACAATCTCTTTAttcatttatcaaattataaaagtctacttaaaaataaattaaaaaatctatttatactAATCATAAGTCTAAATCTCAAtccttaaaataattattattatatagttatAGAATCCAAGATTATGATGCAAATAGTTTTAATTAGTCAATTGCAAATCTGACACAATAATATCGTGTGCATTGTTTAGCATAGTTATTTATGGATCAATGAAAAGAAGTATGGATTATGCAGAATGGCTGGTTTTGACGAAAAAGCTCATAAgtttcaatctaaaaattagATCGTGCTTAAATTTAGTTAAGAGGTATCACTACTCGACGCCGTGACGacgtttaaaaaagaaaagagcaaaAACGGATATTTGACATCTTATTTTTAGagggaaaatattttatttgaggaGTTACCACCTAATATTGTGGTTACTAAGAACCATAACCGGTCAACAAAAATTCTATGATATGAGACTAGTTACGCTAAAAGAAAGATATTGTCACTCCTAAAACGATCTTCTTGACATAGACTGCATTGCATATTTTGTCTTGACTTGTTAATGGTTTGTTGTGTTGTGCTATCATGGTCTGCCTATAATATTCATGACTTTGACTTTATTAaatattcaactaaaaatacttccAACTCTGACATTAATAAGCAGTCTAATATTTCTGACCTTAGCATCAATGAATATTGGGCTAAAAGTTATTTCTAATTGTAGTGCTGATATTCCTAACTCTAGtgttaatgaatattaaaagtTTTTCTAATTCTGACATTGATGAATATAAATAATTCTAACTCAAACATCAATgaatattaagatgatattcataATTTTGGTATTAGTGGATATCAAACCAAGTTGATATTATCACCTCTGAcgttgatgaataaaaaaaattatttgaattgaaattttttatttctcttaaaaATTCAAGGCGGTGACTCGTAATgagtccatttaccttaaacatggataacaaatattttttatttacaaagaaaaggttgatgattttattattttaaaaatttaggtgTGTCAGTTCAATGAGTCTTTTAATTTTAGGCAAGTCCTCATTAGCTTAATAAACTTCTTATTAAGTTCAAATATACTtgcaaaatattatatatatatatatatatttttcataaaaatgcttaaacaaaatattttaataaatgttaaaatatgaaaaagtatttttttgacTTTGATCTTTTTGTGAAAAGGCTAATATAAACCCGAATAgatacaaaaacatttttagcattttttttacttagacatgaaaaaaaaaactttgatgaaaaactctaattaattaatctctttttaaataaaaggaaaactgAAAAATATCATGTAAATGATTACCAAACATTATACACGAGTCATAATTCTAagcaagcaaaaattaaaaaggactgACACAATACATCTTAGTTTGTAATTAAAGAcctattttattgtatttcttttatCTCTAGCTTGTAATTAAAAGTAAGAAGTAAATGACTGTAAAGAAGAGGTCCAAACATGATATTAAATCCCATAAACTCATTAGCTCAAATATTACACTTGGaatatgtttgatattgtggtagtaattggttttaaaaatattttttatttaaaaatatataaaaataaatttttttataatttaatattagcacattaaaataatctaaaatatataaaaaaataatttaaaacaaaaaaaatcaaatctcttTAAAAGCTCTTTCTAACCACCAAAACAAAGCAACtttatataaacaaacaaagtcAGCCCATTCGTAAACACAAACCCAACCCAGCCTCCATTTCAGCCCAACTCGCTGACAAAAAATATAGCCCATAAACTCTTGTATTATAACATCAGCCCATCAAACAAAAGTAAGaaaacccaaatccacaaacccctaaaaaattaaatcacagGATGATGAAAAGATCGCAACCAAAAATTCAAGCCGGATTACAGGACCTTCAGTGTCCAATACCCAGTACGCATATCGATGATAATGCTAAGAgagtaatataaatttatattttgaagatgtttttttaatatgatattagagttttgataattaagtggtcacgagttcgaatcttaccatctctatttatttgataaaaattaaatacaagataatataaatctgtgcaagtttcaagtgtaaagtattttaatttgaagaaatatgttagagaataatataaatttatattttaaaacctcacctaacaatttaaacaaTTCTTCGACCTTGACAACCAAACACAGAAGTATAAACTTCATGCAATAAGAAACCGATAAgcatcctctcttttttatgttttttaagttaGTGTCATAGCTAAAAGATATTAAACgacaaacaaaacaattgaaGGGTGGGAAAGCATCCTCTCATTTGAATCTTTTCACCTCATGTTGTCATAACTCAAATTATTAAGCTTACTGTCATAAGAGCATTCAATTTATATAGATTTCAACCACACTGAACCACAGCTTTCTGATGCAGAGATTGGTAATCATGTGGTAAAAATCTAGATGAAAATATGTTGCTACCATGGGAACTTAATCCAAAGCTTTTGAAGCGCGCCAAATAAAAGCCAACCGTTATTGACTTAAAGGAAATTAAGCATGATCTCATTCAGCAAAGAAAATTTATCCAGCATGTTCACAtgagaggaaaagaaagattTCCTAGCATAGCAGTAAACTTAAGCAAAAGGTACGAGGGAGAAAAAGGCTAAAAAGATCATACCTATCACAGTAGCAGTAACTTGGAGGTTTGATAATTCTGTCTCCAACAGTTTGACAGCAGGGATTAGTTCTGAAACAATGGCAGAGCAGGGGAGAAAACGTGAGAGGCTTGCAGTCTTGGAGTTAGGAGGATTTGTTTAGCAGTGTCACCTCTTCAAAAGTCTTCTTGGGTTCTTGAAGATGGCTTAGAAATAGAAGTTGGcaataatggtaaaaaaaaaaaacttgaaactcCCAGGTCATCCTTTTATAGGGTAACATTTGGATTCTATCCAAGAAACCCGTCCTCTCTCCCTCATCCTTGATCTTCCTATCTTTTAAGATGGAATGAGACCTTGTTGACGGAGATCCCAACCGCTAAAAAATGCTCCATATttggtgaaaagaaaaaacccagaGTCCTGTGATTTCTGTACTATTGAAGACAAGTTTTTTTCATGTCAAGAGAGCATTGCAGGGGCGAAGAAAACTGAACAAACCGGTGGGATTTGAAGAAGGTAATATGGGCTATGATTATGATTTGGGGAAGATTTGGTGCGTTTTGGTGGGAAGGTTCAAGGCCAGTGGCTTCATGGACAGCTTCTTTTGTTCaaaagcatagttattaaacttggacCGGCCTGGTAGGTCGACCCGGGACTTGATGGTTGGACCAGTCCGAGTTTATCAAAAGACCGGCCAGTGTAATAATTCGGCCAAACCCagtcgacccatgacccgggtgagacccggtgtttttttttttcaaatgtgattTTTCTCTTGCAcccttcttttttcatatttgtttagttggttattaacactttttaaagttcgctatataaatattagaaaagtgtttaattttttcaatgtgagatttgaaaccctctagtatatatactctatgttcacaagaaaaaaattatgttttttcaatgtggggtttgaaatcttttagtaaatattccaagaaaaaagttattttttcaatatgggatttgaagccctttcgtatatatactctatttttacaagaaaaaaattatgttttttcaatgtgggataaaatatttttttgtttaaatacttcaacttaaaaggataacataatatccttttaatgtgggatttaagTCCTTTAGTacatatactctatgttcacaagaaaaaaagttatgtttttttaatatgggatttgaaacccattagtatatatatttctatgtttctaagaaaaagttattttttcaatgtgggatttgaagtcattttgtatatatactctatgttcacaagaaaaaagttatgttttttcaatatgggataaaaaactttttggtttaaatacttcaacttaaaatgataacataatatcttttcaatgtgggatttgaagccctttagtatatatactttatattcacaagaaaaaagttatgtttttttaatgtgggataaattgttttttaaaatattattttaaattttattatttacaacatgtatagcctatattcacatgaaattttttttaatttttttatatgaaatattaaaactttaaatatattttttaaaatttttccgggttgactcgagttaacctaggttgacccatgaaacccgagACCCGGCcccttgaccgggtcaacccccgaGTCGGGTTTGATAACTGTGTtcaaatatagagaaaaaaaataaatagtattttaatgaCATGTCGTTCAAGATCTTGGTTTAAAACCGTATGACAAGtcgtttaacaaaaaaaaattaagttaaattaaaatcattttttaactttcaattaattctaaaattatccttattttttgtattcttttaaatattactCCTAGAATTTTGCAATTGAACTCATATTCCTTGCAAAATAAtcattgtttttagattttttcaatttagttttcaattaacttttcaaacttctaattttttttaaattcacccttaattaagtcaattaagACCTTTCAAAGTTCAATTAGGTCAttgaatttattcaatttttgcaattttgctTCCATATTCAactttcttcttaattaagctttcatttttcaaaattggATCGTCAAACACTGCAATCTTGTCCATGCTagtccttaaatttttaatgtgtAGTATTGaccaaattttcaataaatttttcaatatcTATTCAACAAGATCATAAATTGTCTATTCACCTAACGTTTTAAATAGATGTGTATGCATGATTGATttgaagtattatttttttctcttttattttgaaagaaaaatattttttatatgaaaaataatttttttttaagaaaacctaAAATTGAGTTACTGCAAGAAATCCCAAAACCTCAACTTTAAAGGAGAGTCGGCTTTCtgtaattaatcaattaagttCTGAAAAGTCCTCAAATTAGTCCTATAAAATGGgctagttttattgtttttggatttatcAAATACTAGAAACAATGGcgtaaaattaaaactatttgCTTGGAGTAATTTTGCTATctatttgaccttttttttccctacGGTGGCCaacttttctttaaatttaatcaaCTCAATTCTTCTTTAATGATATTTAGTCATTTCTAAGCATTGTAATGAATCAAGTCGACACAGAGAAAGCAAAACTTGTAAATTCAATTTCCTAAGGTCAACTCTCTTACAAAAACTTCTCTATAAAAGCCTATATATCTCCTATCAAAATAATTCCCATCCAACCAATCCTTGTTTCATACTAGCTAGTAACCATGAAGTTGCTAAAGCTCTTCATTGCTCTCTCAACAATAGCTAGTACCGTTACAGCTTTGCATTTAGACAGTTACAATGAAAATTCAAACAGGCAAAGTGAACTCTCGTTGTCCGAAATCCAAGAAGTGACTTCCTTACGAGGGGTTGGTCGCGTCCTGGCTCAACAAAACCTGATAGCCAATCTGACATGCAACAAATTCCCTCGAATTTGTCGAGTGAAGACAAGTCCAGGACCAGATTGCTGCAACAAGAAATGTGTTAACGTGAAGAAGGACCGATTGAACTGCGGGATGTGTGGGCACAAGTGCAAGTACACTGAAATATGCTGCAAGGGTCAGTGTGTGAACGCGTCTTTCGATAAAAGAAATTGCGGTGGATGCAACAAGAAGTGCAAGAAGGGCGAATTTTGTGTTTATGGGATGTGTAGCTATGCATGATTGCTTCACAAACTGTATAATTTTCTGTTGTATACATCTTCTTGTTTCTGCAAAATTGAGTCTCTTGCTTGCTCTAAAGAGCATTGGGGTGCATGTGTTGGCTCATTAATGTATGTCACATCACCACATTATGAGAGTATAGTTGTAATCTTACCACCGAGTATAAATGAGCAAAAAGTTTACAGTAGCATAACCTTGCAATCACAATTAAGGTATACATATGTGAACGTGAACATAAATATATAGCTAgcatattataattatgattgtCGAACAatcatctaaatttaaaaaatttaattgataagtgtgattttaaaatataatttatattattttttattatattattcagaatataaactttttgaatttaaatttgcatatatttacatatatattaaagaggctctcctatcatatttaaaaatgattttaatctaaaatttttaaataaattctgtCGAATACCaatgaaatcaataaatattaatgagaGCAATTAGAGTTTAAGTTTCTAAATGCCAAGCATAAA
The DNA window shown above is from Populus trichocarpa isolate Nisqually-1 chromosome 4, P.trichocarpa_v4.1, whole genome shotgun sequence and carries:
- the LOC18097343 gene encoding stigma-specific STIG1-like protein 1 gives rise to the protein MKLLKLFIALSTIASTVTALHLDSYNENSNRQSELSLSEIQEVTSLRGVGRVLAQQNLIANLTCNKFPRICRVKTSPGPDCCNKKCVNVKKDRLNCGMCGHKCKYTEICCKGQCVNASFDKRNCGGCNKKCKKGEFCVYGMCSYA